The following are encoded together in the Ranitomeya imitator isolate aRanImi1 chromosome 4, aRanImi1.pri, whole genome shotgun sequence genome:
- the LOC138675316 gene encoding potassium voltage-gated channel subfamily A member 1: MTVIAGENMDETSALPGHPQDSYQPDHDDHECCERVVINVAGLRFETQLKTLAQFPNTLLGNPKKRMRYFDPLRNEYFFDRNRPSFDAILYYYQSGGRLRRPVNVPLDMFSEEIKFYELGEEAMEKFREDEGFIKEEERPLPEKEFQRQVWLLFEFPESSGPARIIAIISVMVILISIVIFCLETLPELKEDRIFSRRVDNSTVFFKSNIFTDPFFVVETLCIIWFSFELVVRFFACPSKPEFFKNIMNFIDIVAIIPYFITLGTEMAEQDGPQKGEQATSLAILRVIRLVRVFRIFKLSRHSKGLQILGQTLKASMRELGLLIFFLFIGVILFSSAVYFAEAEEDDSHFTSIPDAFWWAVVSMTTVGYGDMYPVTIGGKIVGSLCAIAGVLTIALPVPVIVSNFNYFYHRETEGEEQAQLLHVSCPNLASDSDLSRRSSSTMSKSEYMEIEEDLNNSIDNFREANLRTGNCTVANQNCVNKSKLLTDV; this comes from the coding sequence ATGACCGTGATTGCTGGGGAGAACATGGACGAGACCTCAGCCCTACCTGGGCACCCTCAAGACAGCTACCAGCCAGACCATGATGATCATGAGTGCTGTGAGAGGGTGGTCATCAACGTGGCTGGGTTACGCTTTGAGACCCAGTTAAAGACTTTAGCCCAATTTCCCAATACTTTGCTTGGGAACCCCAAAAAGAGGATGCGTTATTTTGACCCTCTTAGGAATGAGTACTTTTTTGATCGCAACAGGCCCAGTTTTGATGCCATATTGTATTACTACCAGTCCGGGGGCAGGCTCCGAAGGCCAGTCAACGTTCCCCTGGACATGTTTTCCGAAGAGATCAAGTTTTATGAACTCGGAGAAGAAGCGATGGAGAAATTTCGGGAGGATGAGGGCTTTATAAAAGAAGAGGAGCGCCCTTTGCCCGAAAAAGAGTTCCAACGTCAGGTGTGGCTTTTGTTTGAGTTCCCTGAGAGCTCAGGACCAGCCCGGATCATTGCCATAATATCAGTCATGGTCATCCTCATCTCTATTGTTATTTTCTGCTTGGAGACTTTGCCAGAGTTGAAGGAAGACCGGATCTTCAGTCGCCGGGTGGACAACAGTACAGTTTTCTTCAAATCCAACATCTTCACAGATCCCTTCTTTGTGGTGGAAACCCTTTGCATCATCTGGTTCTCCTTCGAGTTGGTGGTAAGGTTCTTTGCTTGTCCCAGCAAACCGGAGTTCTTCAAAAACATCATGAACTTTATTGACATAGTGGCCATCATCCCATACTTTATCACCTTGGGGACTGAAATGGCCGAGCAAGATGGTCCCCAAAAAGGGGAACAGGCAACATCTTTGGCCATCCTGAGGGTCATCAGACTGGTAAGAGTCTTTAGAATCTTCAAACTCTCCAGACATTCTAAGGGCCTCCAAATTTTGGGACAAACCTTGAAAGCTAGCATGAGAGAACTAGGGTTGCTAATTTTTTTTCTATTCATTGGGGTCATCTTGTTCTCCAGCGCAGTGTACTTTGCTGAAGCAGAAGAGGATGACTCTCATTTTACAAGTATCCCTGATGCTTTCTGGTGGGCGGTGGTATCCATGACCACTGTGGGCTATGGTGACATGTACCCTGTGACAATTGGAGGCAAAATTGTGGGCTCCTTGTGTGCCATTGCTGGTGTCCTGACAATTGCCCTGCCTGTACCTGTCATCGTGTCCAACTTCAACTACTTCTACCACCGAGAAACTGAAGGGGAGGAACAGGCTCAGTTACTTCATGTTAGTTGCCCCAATTTAGCCTCTGACAGCGATCTGAGTCGACGCAGCTCTTCGACTATGAGCAAATCTGAGTACATGGAGATCGAAGAGGACCTGAATAATAGCATAGATAATTTTAGAGAGGCCAATCTCAGAACTGGCAACTGCACCGTAGCCAATCAGAACTGTGTTAACAAAAGCAAGCTACTGACAGACGTGTAG